In Solanum lycopersicum chromosome 5, SLM_r2.1, the following are encoded in one genomic region:
- the AROGP3 gene encoding polygalacturonase non-catalytic subunit AroGP3 precursor codes for MHTKILLPSCILLLLLFTLSSLDVVVAKDGDESGNPFTPKGYLIRYWNKHVSNDLPKPWFLLNKASPLNAAQYATYTKLVADQNAFTTHLQSFCSSANLMCALDLLPSLEKHKGDVHFVSYGDKNFTNYGTKESGLGFNSFKNYTEEENFPVNSFRRYGRDSPHDNQFDNYGAPGGNTPVQSFNSYSTNTPGGSGQFTNYAPGSNVPDLHFTSYSDHGTGGEQDFKSYGNDGNAGQQSFKSYGKDGNGADSQFTTYGNNTNVDGSDFTNYGEAANGENQNFTSYGFNGNNPASSFNNYGVGGNGPSEAFNSYRDQSNVGDDTFTTYVKDANGGEANFTNYGQSFNEGTDVFTTYGKGGNDPHINFKTYGVNNTFKDYVKDTATFSNYHNKTSQDLASLSEVNGGKKVNNRWIEPGKFFREKMLKSGTIMPMPDIKDKMPKRSFLPRAIAAKLPFSTSKIDELKKIFHAANDSQVAKMIGDALSECERAPSPGETKQCVNSAEDMIDFATSVLGRNVVVRTTENTNGSKGNIMIGSIKGINGGKVTKSVSCHQTLYPSLLYYCHSVPKVRVYEADILDPNSKAKINHGVAICHVDTSSWGPRHGAFVALGSGPGKIEVCHWIFENDMTWATAD; via the exons ATGCATACCAAAATTCTTCTTCCTTCCTGCATCTTACTTCTTCTTTTGTTCACACTATCATCTTTGGAT GTTGTTGTGGCTAAAGATGGAGATGAATCTGGGAACCCGTTTACGCCAAAAGGTTATCTGATTAGATACTGGAATAAACATGTCTCAAATGACTTACCAAAGCCATGGTTTCTTCTGAACAAGGCATCTCCATTGAATGCTGCACAATATGCAACTTACACTAAACTTGTTGCTGATCAAAATGCATTCACTACACACCTCCAATCCTTTTGCTCTTCAGCAAATCTCATGTGTGCGCTTGATTTGTTACCAAGTCTTGAAAAACACAAAGGAGATGTCCATTTTGTCTCTTACGGTGACAAGAACTTTACCAATTACGGTACCAAAGAATCTGGTCTCGGATTCAACTCTTTCAAGAACTATACAGAGGAAGAAAATTTCCCTGTGAATTCTTTCAGGCGCTACGGTAGAGATTCTCCTCATGATAATCAATTTGACAACTATGGTGCCCCTGGTGGCAATACGCCTGTCCAAAGTTTCAACAGCTATAGCACAAATACTCCAGGGGGGTCTGGTCAATTCACCAATTACGCCCCGGGGTCCAATGTCCCTGATTTGCATTTCACTTCCTATTCCGACCACGGAACAGGAGGGGAACAGGACTTCAAATCCTACGGAAACGATGGAAATGCTGGTCAACAATCTTTCAAAAGCTATGGAAAAGATGGGAATGGGGCGGATAGTCAATTCACTACTTATGGAAACAATACTAATGTTGATGGCTCAGACTTTACAAATTATGGTGAGGCAGCAAATGGGGAGAACCAAAATTTCACATCTTATGGTTTCAACGGCAATAATCCGGCAAGCAGTTTCAACAACTACGGCGTTGGAGGTAATGGTCCATCTGAGGCTTTTAATAGTTACAGAGATCAATCGAATGTTGGAGATGACACGTTCACAACCTATGTTAAGGATGCAAATGGCGGTGAAGCGAATTTCACCAACTATGGTCAATCATTCAATGAAGGTACTGATGTATTCACTACTTACGGAAAAGGGGGTAATGACCCACATATCAATTTCAAAACTTACGGAGTTAACAACACTTTCAAAGATTATGTCAAAGATACTGCTACATTTTCCAATTACCACAACAAAACTTCGCAGGATTTAGCTTCGTTGAGTGAGGTTAACGGTGGCAAAAAGGTGAATAACAGGTGGATTGAGCCCGGGAAGTTTTTCCGGGAGAAGATGTTGAAGAGTGGTACAATCATGCCTATGCCAGATATAAAGGATAAGATGCCTAAAAGGTCCTTTTTGCCCCGGGCGATTGCTGCGAAATTACCTTTTTCTACTTCAAAGATTGATGAGCTGAAGAAAATTTTCCATGCGGCCAATGATTCACAGGTGGCAAAGATGATTGGCGATGCGCTGAGTGAGTGTGAAAGAGCACCGAGCCCTGGGGAGACGAAACAATGTGTTAATTCAGCTGAAGATATGATTGATTTCGCAACATCAGTGTTGGGTCGTAATGTGGTGGTTCGAACAACTGAGAATACAAATGGATCAAAGGGGAATATCATGATTGGATCAATAAAAGGAATCAATGGTGGAAAAGTTACCAAATCAGTATCATGTCATCAAACGCTGTACCCTTCCTTATTGTATTACTGTCATTCGGTTCCTAAAGTCCGAGTCTACGAAGCGGATATTTTGGACCCGAATTCAAAGGCTAAGATCAACCATGGTGTTGCGATTTGCCACGTGGATACTTCTTCATGGGGACCGAGGCACGGAGCCTTCGTTGCACTCGGGTCAGGACCCGGGAAAATAGAGGTTTGTCACTGGATCTTTGAGAATGACATGACTTGGGCAACTGCTGATTGA
- the AROGP2 gene encoding polygalacturonase non-catalytic subunit AroGP2 precursor, producing MHNKILVSSYILLVLLFSLSSFNIVVAKDGDESGNPFTPKGYVIRYWNKHVSNDLPKPWFLLNKASPLNAAQYATYTKLVADQNALSTHLQSFCSSANLMCAPDLLPSLEKHTGDIHFTTYGNKNFTNYGTNEPGIGVNTFKNYSEDASVNSFRRYGRGSPRDNKFDNYAPDGNVIDQSFNSYSTNTPGGSGQFTNYAPNTNVPDLRFTAYSDQGTGGEQEFKTYLEQGNSGGQSFKSYGKNGNGADSKFTSYGNETNVAASTFKNYGQNANGENQNFTSYSTNGNNPQNNFKNYGVGGNGPSETFTNYRDESNVGDDKFSNYVKDANAGEANFTNYGQSFNEGTDVFITYGKGGNDPHINFKTYGVNNTFKDYVKDTATFSNYHNKTSQDLASLSEVNGGKKVNNRWIEPGKFFREKMLKSGTIMPMPDIKDKMPKRSFLPRAIAAKLPFSTSKIDELKKIFHAANDSQVAKMIGDALSECERAPSPGETKQCVNSAEDMIDFATSVLGRNVVVRTTENTNGSKGNIMIGSIKGINGGKVTKSVSCHQTLYPSLLYYCHSVPKVRVYEADILDPNSKAKINHGVAICHVDTSSWGPRHGAFIALGSGPGKIEVCHWIFENDMTWATAD from the exons ATGCATAACAAAATTCTTGTTTCTTCCTACATCTTACTTGTTCTTTTGTTCTCACTATCATCTTTCAAT ATTGTTGTGGCTAAAGATGGAGATGAATCTGGGAACCCGTTTACGCCAAAAGGTTATGTGATTAGATACTGGAATAAACATGTGTCGAATGACTTACCAAAGCCATGGTTTCTTCTGAACAAGGCATCTCCATTGAATGCTGCACAATATGCAACTTACACTAAACTTGTTGCTGATCAAAATGCACTCTCTACACACCTCCAATCCTTTTGCTCTTCAGCAAATCTCATGTGCGCGCCTGATCTGTTACCAAGTCTCGAAAAACACACTGGAGATATCCATTTTACTACTTACGGCAACAAAAACTTCACCAATTATGGTACCAACGAACCTGGAATCGGAGTTAACACCTTCAAAAACTATTCTGAAGATGCATCTGTAAATTCTTTCAGACGTTACGGTAGAGGTTCTCCCCGTgataataaatttgataattacGCCCCTGATGGCAATGTAATTGACCAAAGTTTCAATTCCTATAGCACAAATACTCCAGGGGGTTCTGGCCAATTCACTAATTACGCCCCGAATACCAATGTCCCTGATCTACGTTTCACTGCCTATTCCGATCAAGGAACAGGCGGGGaacaagaatttaaaacttatttagAACAGGGGAATTCTGGTGGCCAGTCTTTCAAAAGCTATGGCAAAAATGGAAATGGTGCTGATAGTAAATTCACCAGCTATGGGAACGAAACTAATGTTGCAGCCTCAACATTTAAAAACTATGGTCAAAATGCAAATGGGGAGAATCAAAATTTTACATCTTATAGTACTAATGGCAATAATCCtcaaaacaatttcaaaaactACGGCGTTGGAGGTAATGGTCCATCTGAGACTTTTACTAACTACAGAGATGAATCGAATGTTGGTGATGACAAGTTTAGTAACTATGTTAAGGATGCAAATGCTGGTGAAGCTAATTTCACCAATTATGGTCAATCGTTCAATGAAGGTACCGATGTATTCATTACTTACGGAAAAGGGGGTAATGACCCACATATCAATTTCAAAACTTACGGAGTTAATAACACATTCAAAGATTATGTCAAAGATACAGCTACATTTTCCAATTACCACAACAAAACTTCGCAGGATTTAGCTTCGTTGAGTGAGGTTAACGGTGGCAAAAAGGTGAATAACAGGTGGATTGAGCCCGGGAAGTTTTTCCGTGAGAAGATGTTGAAGAGTGGTACAATCATGCCTATGCCAGATATAAAGGATAAGATGCCTAAAAGGTCCTTTTTGCCCCGGGCGATTGCTGCGAAATTGCCTTTTTCTACGTCAAAGATTGATGAGCTGAAGAAAATTTTCCATGCGGCCAATGATTCACAGGTGGCAAAGATGATTGGCGATGCGCTGAGTGAGTGTGAAAGAGCACCGAGCCCTGGGGAGACGAAACAATGTGTTAATTCAGCTGAAGATATGATTGATTTCGCAACATCAGTGTTGGGTCGTAATGTGGTGGTTCGAACAACTGAGAATACAAATGGATCAAAGGGGAACATCATGATTGGATCAATAAAAGGAATCAATGGTGGAAAAGTTACCAAATCAGTATCATGTCATCAAACGCTGTACCCTTCCTTATTGTATTACTGTCATTCGGTTCCTAAAGTCCGAGTCTACGAAGCGGATATTTTGGACCCGAATTCAAAGGCTAAGATCAACCATGGTGTTGCGATTTGCCACGTGGATACTTCTTCATGGGGACCGAGGCACGGAGCCTTCATTGCACTCGGGTCAGGACCCGGGAAAATAGAGGTTTGTCACTGGATCTTTGAGAATGACATGACTTGGGCAACTGCAGATTAA